GCGTCCCTTGCCTCCGATGTGTCCCTGATCTATATCACCTCTACCACCGAGTTCAGGGGGGTAGACAAAGTGACCCAACACCTCACCAAACAGCAGGAAATCAAGATCAACTCTCAAACTGTCATTGATGCTGTACAGGGCTCTAACGCGCTCTCTCTGGATGTCGACACTTCTCTTCAATTCCTTACTGGAGGTGGAGCCTATCTTCCTAACCTGGATGAGACGTTCTTGTTCGATCGCGTCGTGAAGTTCCCCACGGTGGGCGCTCCCCATGACCAAAAATTCTCCGATGGGTAGACTACTAATGCCGGTCATTCTGCTTGTAGATCCATATCGTCCGCTTCAATGCCCAGAATCAAATCCAAAGCGTCAGAATCCATTGGGATCAGGCCTCCCTCTTAAAACAGGTCGAAGTCATTGGAAACCGCGCTCGTAACTGGCCTGTTCGCGACGCGGACAAGCAGACTCGCCTGATCAAGGTCGCATCCTCATCGGCTCCCTCAGACAATGGACCTCCTCCCCCAGTAGCTCAGGCTGAGCCTTCATTTGCCGCAAAAGAGGCTCAGGATGATGCTCCCGCAGCGCCCCCTTCGCCCGGAAAGAAACGCATCAAGGATCCTTATGCGGCCGACTCACTCTTCGAGCTACTTTCACCTAGCAAAGACCGCGAACAAAACGTACAGCCTCCTCGCGCCCCTGCCTCCGCCAAGCCCCCACCTCGTGATTATAATGAACTCTTTGTGGGTGACGAAGGGAGCGATGATGCGCCCGATGCGACACCCTCGCGACCCCGTGCCGTCCCTCCCAAGATTGGCGCAGGCAAGAACTTCCGCCCATCGCGTATCTTCGAGCCCGAAGAAGTCGAGAACTTGAAGGAGGAATCCCCGGTCGCCCCTAAAGTTGGCGCCGGGAAGAACTTCGGTCCATCCCGTATcttcgatgacgatgagAAGCCGGAGCAGATTGCCTACCGCGCGCACCCGAAGCGCTTCGAACACTTCGAGCTGGGTGCTGACAATAGCAGCCGTGAAGTCAAGGCACCTGCCTCGCGCCCAGGCTCCCGCCACGTCAACAACTGGGATTTTGAAGACTTCTCAACCCCCCAGAAGCCGCAACGCAAACCCCGAGGTGAAGAAGTCCGTCACTTTGGTTGGAGCGACGATGAGCCTGAGCAGGATTCACCGCCGGCCAAGCCCCGCGTTGTGCAGCCCCGGCGTGACGCCGAGACTCATTTCCAGATCACAGACGGTGACGAAGAGCAGGGCAACAAGCGCATTATCAAATCATATCAAAACAAGGGATTGGGGCtctataagaataatttGTACGGGGAAGCAGGTgaggtcgaggccgaggaggacaCTAAGAGGCAAGCCAGCAAAGAACGCCCTCTTTCTGTCGTGCACAATGGGCCCAACCGCAAGAAGGACTTCGAACCCCACTGGGAGGTAACAGACGAACCTCAGGAAACCGAAGGCGATGTCAGCCACGAGAACAAGAAGCCCTCGGAGGATCGAGTCAAGGCcgtgaagatgatggagcCATCCTGGAATCCCTACGGTAGAGCCTCAGAGCCAAGCAAGGCCGCCACACCACCACAGCGTCGGATTTTACACAACGTGAACCAAAAAAGCTGGGGctttgatgaggaagagtAAACGCAGTCCCACGCGGGGAGGAGCGAGCAATCCAGCAGAAACCGATGACGAcctggaaaaagaaacagtaTAAAACCTCACGAAAAAAACCGGATGATACTGAACGGCTAGTTAAGTAATTGGTCAACGCCCGCATGGATATATGACTATCATTGATACACTACGTACCTATGTTTCTTGTTTCTAACTATCGGCGGTCTTTGTTTTCGTACCTTTTTGCAAGTTCTTATTGCTACGAGTTTGTCGGTCTACACGTCCACGCCTtgtatttcttttcctgtGCCCTTCAATTATTTCCCCTTTTCTGTCCGAGTTTCAGTCTCCACTT
Above is a window of Aspergillus puulaauensis MK2 DNA, chromosome 2, nearly complete sequence DNA encoding:
- a CDS encoding uncharacterized protein (COG:S;~EggNog:ENOG410PHI7), which produces MSLKDVYHRFLAAPNPASLASDVSLIYITSTTEFRGVDKVTQHLTKQQEIKINSQTVIDAVQGSNALSLDVDTSLQFLTGGGAYLPNLDETFLFDRVVKFPTIHIVRFNAQNQIQSVRIHWDQASLLKQVEVIGNRARNWPVRDADKQTRLIKVASSSAPSDNGPPPPVAQAEPSFAAKEAQDDAPAAPPSPGKKRIKDPYAADSLFELLSPSKDREQNVQPPRAPASAKPPPRDYNELFVGDEGSDDAPDATPSRPRAVPPKIGAGKNFRPSRIFEPEEVENLKEESPVAPKVGAGKNFGPSRIFDDDEKPEQIAYRAHPKRFEHFELGADNSSREVKAPASRPGSRHVNNWDFEDFSTPQKPQRKPRGEEVRHFGWSDDEPEQDSPPAKPRVVQPRRDAETHFQITDGDEEQGNKRIIKSYQNKGLGLYKNNLYGEAGEVEAEEDTKRQASKERPLSVVHNGPNRKKDFEPHWEVTDEPQETEGDVSHENKKPSEDRVKAVKMMEPSWNPYGRASEPSKAATPPQRRILHNVNQKSWGFDEEE